aaaaagacgcatttacacaacagcagaatgaaaacTGTCCGTGCAGGAGGGAAAGAGGACCAGGAACCACGCGGTGCACATGcaggcctctagtgggcagtgaaacCCGGGTTGCAGCATCCTCCAAAGACAGAACAGCAGCTGCTGGTCATCTGGAGCCTCTGGGTCTCTGCTGACCAGAAACCCGGTTCTACGATAAAGATTCAGCAGCATCCTCCCTGCATCAGTCCGGGTTAAATAACTCGCTCCAGCTCAGTTTTCCAATGGGAGGCTCTTACCAGTGATTTCAACCTGGTGATGCTTTACTGGACAGGCAGTGTAAAAACGGACTGGGTCTGTCTCATTACTGGACCAGAGCTCAGCTATCCTGTGTGGAGGAGTTGTCCACCCCCCTGCAGCCTGACGTGGGCTGGCATCTGAAAACATTCCTCATGTTCCTGACAGGGGGGCTGGAGTTTCCAGAGGTGGAGCCACGAGTCAGAGCCGGACCTCTGGAGCATATCAGGAAGTTTTCATCCACTAAAGCCTGAATCTTTTAACCTTCCTCAGGAGGTGCATTCTCTGTCCTCCAGGCTCTGCATGCCCAGCAATGTACAGCACAAACACTAGATTACAGACGGCAGGACAATAACTCCTCCCCCTCGACTCAAATCCCCCTTCATAATCCCAGAGGAAATCTCCTGAGCAGCACAAGGTGGAATTTGTTTGTGTAAGGAGCGAGTTGCCAGATTCCTCAGAGGACTCGTCTCTTCCAGGCTGGAGGGAGTCCGGGTGTCAGTTTTATGTAGTCTGAGGGGGtgttgaggaagaggaggaggaagaggaatgTGTGTCAGTCAGACCGAGCAAAGGGTCAGACCGCTGGTAAGTTCCCTCTTTCCACCACCTGAGGAGATAATCCCTTCGTTTTActttctatctatctgtctgtctgtctgtcttttctttcattccTGTCTGAAGTTACGTCAGGAGAAGCGGATCCAGTTTACAGGGTTAGTTAATCCAGTGGGAATAGgtagtccatccatccatctactcatccatccatctgtccgccCGCCCGcccgtctgtccgtccgtccgtccgtctatccatctactcatccgtccgtccatccatccattttcttccgcttattgggagtcgggtcgcgggggcagctgcctaagcagggaaacccagacttccctctccccggccacattcaccagctcatccggaggaatcccgaggcattcccaggccagctgagagatgtagtccgttcAGCGTGTCCTGgatcttccccggggcctctttccggtgggaggtgcccggaacacctcaccagggaggcatccaggaggcatcctgaccagatgcccaagccacctcatctggctcctctcgatgtggaggagcagcggttctactctgagcccctcccggatcaccgagcttctcaccctatctctaagggagagcccggccaccctgcggcgGAAACtaattttggccgcttgtattcacgatcttgttctttcggtcactacccacagctcgtgaccataggtgagggtaggaacatagatcgactggtaaatcgagagctttgcctttttggctcagctccttcttcaccacgacagaccgatgcagagtcattgcagacgctgcaccgatccacctgtccatctccctccatccttccctcactcgtgaacaagactccaagatacgtgaactcctccacttggggtaggaccctattgcagaacCGAaaagagcactccacccttttccggctgaggaccatggtctcggatttggaggtgatgattctcatcccagctgcttcacactcggttgcgaatcgctccagtgagagctgaagatcatgtcccgatgaagccaacagaactacatcatccgcaaagagcagagacccaatcctgaggccactgaaccggatcccctcaacacctcagctgcacctagaaattctgtccataaaagctatgaacagaatcggtgacagaggacagccttggcggagtccaaccttcACTGGAAACGATTCAGATTATATACCGGCAattgcggaccaagctctggcaccggtcgtacagggaccggacagctcgtacaaacgagtccagcactccatactcccggagtacacCTCACAGGAGTGCCTGGGGGacacggttgaatgccttctccaagtccacaaaacacatgtagattggttgggcaaactcccatgccccctcaaagaccctgaatagggtgtagagctggtccactgttccatgaccgggacgaaaaccacactgctcctcctcaatctgttcaactatccgacggaccctcctctcaagcacccctgaatagaccttaccggggaggctgaggagtgtgatacccctgtagttggagcacaccctccggtccccaccgcagtctgccagtccagggggactatccccgatgtccatgcgatgctgcagaggcgtgccAGCCaaaacagccctacagcatccagagccttaaggaactccggtTGGACCTCATCCTTCCCCAGGGCCTTGCCGATgaagagctttttaaccacctcagcgacctcagccccagagatttCCTTAGCTTCCTTCGCTTTCAGAAAGCAGAGCCAGAATGGTTccagcttttcttttcatcacaATTGAAAACTTTCTTATCCTTGTTTAGTTGATTTAACCAGGATGTCCCATTAGATGAAAAATATCTTTTAGCAGCTACAAAAAAAATCGAAGCTGGCTGGAATCTTAGCAGCAACTCAGATGGAAGCGGAGTCGGCTGGAATATCATCAGGAAGTCGGCTAGAATGGGGAGCCGGCTggaatataaaaatgaaaaattatttcatGATGACAAAGTCCCCCTCATCCTCaccatcctcctcttcatcttcctctctctacatcctcctcttcatcttcctctctctcatcctcctcttcttcatcctatcagggttaaaatggtggatgTAGTTTCTCCTTCAACAATGTCAGAGACCGAAGTTCACGTAGCCAGAAGCTTCCTCACCAAGATATTACGAAGCTCTATGAGGTACCGTCTAGTGGTCCTGGCAGTCCTGGTGATCCTGGCAGTCCTGGTAGTCCTGGTAGTCCTGGTAATCCTGGTGGTCCTGGTAGTCCTGGTGGTAGTGGAGCTGTGATCAGTCCTGGTAGTCCTGGTAATCCTGGTGGTCCCGGTTATCCTGGTAGTCCTGGTTTTCCTGGTAGTCCTGGTTGTAATGGTGATCCTGGTGGTCCTGGTAATCCTGGTAGTCCTGATAGTCCTGGTGGTCATGGTAATCCTGGTAATCCTGGTGGTCCTGGTGGTCCTGGTAGTCCTGATGGTAGTGGAGCTGTGATCAATCCTGGTGGTCCTGGTAATCCTGGTAGTCCTGGTAATCCTGGTAATCCTGGTAGTCCTGGTTTTGCTGGTAGTCCTGGTGATCCTAGTAGTCCTGGTAGTCCTGGTGGTCCTGGTAATCCTGGTAGTCCTGGTAATCCTGGTGGTAGTGGAGCTGTGATCAGTCCTGGTAGTCTTGGTAATCCTGGTAGTCCTGATAGTCCTGGTGGTCCTGGTAATCCTGGTAGTCCTGGTGGTCCTGGTAATCCTGTTGGTAGTGGAACTGTGATCAATCCTGGTAGTCCTGCTGATCCTGGTAGTCCTGGTGGTCTTGACAATCCTGTTGGTCCTGGTAGTCCTGGTGATCCTGGTAAACCTGGTGATCCTGGTAATCCTGGTGGTCCTGGTAGTCCTGGTGGTAGTGGAGCTGTGATCAGTCCTGGTAGTCCTGGTAATCCTGGTGGTCCTGGTGATCCTGGTAGTCCTGGTTTTCCTGGTAGTCCTGGTTGTAATGGTAGTCCTGGTGGTCCTCGTAGTCCTGGTGGTCCTGGTAGTCCTGTTGGTCCTGGTAATCCTGGTGGTCCTGGTAGTCCTGGTAATCCTGGTGGCCCTGGTAATCCTGCTAGTCACGGTGGTCCTGGTAATCCTGGTGGTCCTGGTAATCCTGATGGTCCTGGTAGTCCTGGTGGTAGTGGAGCTGTGATCAGTCCTGGTGGTCCTGGTGATCCTGGTGATCCTGGTAGTCCTGGTAGTCCTGGTTTTCCTGGTAGTCCTAGTAATCCTGGTGGTCCTGGTGGTCCTGGTAATCCTGGTAGTCCTGGTGGTCCTGGTAGTCCTGGTGGTCCTGGTAGTCCTGGTGGTAGTGGAGCTGTGATCAGTCCTGGTAGTCCTGGTAATCCTGGTGGTCCTGGTTATCCTGGTAGTCCTGGTTTCCTGGTAGTCCTGGTTGTAATGGTGGTCCTGGTGGTCCTGGTAATCCTGGTAGTCCTGATAGTCCAGGTGGTCATGGTAATCCTGGTGGTCCTGGTAGTCCTGGTGGTCCTGGTAGTCCTGGTAGTCCTGGTGGTCCTGGTAATCCTGGTGGTCCTAGTAATCCTGGTGGTCCTGGTAATCCTGGTGGTCCTGGTATTCCTGGTGGTCCTGGTAGTCCTGGTGGTCCTGGTAATCCTGGTGGTCCTGGTAATCCTGGTGATCCTGGTAGTCTTGGTTttctgctaaataaataaacatgtgttTTTGTCAACATGCTCTCCAGGAAGAACCGCTTCAGAGGGTACGTTCAACcagtcctcctccacctcctcctccacctcctcttcctccttctcctcctcttcctccacctcctcctcttctcctcttccagttcttctccacctcctcctcctcttgttCAGCGCTGCATGTTTATTGTTATCATATATCAGTGATGTTCTGACCTTCGGCCCACGACCAGCTGATTGAAACAACTGCAGATTCATGAGCTGCTTTTATCTGGAATTTTAGAggccaaagaaaaacagaaagaattcAGGAGATGTTATTATCAGCTGTTTGTGATTaattaaaaccagtctgtaacaccaGCTGAATACTGGTTTTCCTGTGGTGACCTAGCTGGATTGTGGAAAGTTGCTCCTCTGCTTTGTAGGAAAAACGATCCGGGCTCACGGCCTCATTCCTGGCATTCCTCCAAGCTGACAGAAGAGGAGTCCGAGGCAGCCGGTGGGAAGGCCATCCCAGCAGATATCTGGAAACCCCAGCATGAAGCAGGGTGAGATTTTATAGGCTGAGATTCACTGTGGTGCCTTCAGGTAACGCACTGGTTTTAACCTGTATGTCTGATCCTTCCCTCGGGGAACCAGTAACAAGTCTTTCATTGTTATTATCTCCAGAAGTAAGATGCAAAGTGAAATATTTGAGGTTAGTGCAGCTGACTTACTGGGTCAGTAAGTGATAAGAACGTGGATTTTTGAGGCGTTAttattttatgtgcatttactgataaaaaaaatgacattttaggTGCTAAAACGGTGTCATAGTCATAAAAATTACAGATCTTAACAACTTCAGACGTAATCACAGATACAAAGTTTTatggtatttttatttagttagttttttatGTCCCTTTTGCCAATGAACACCATCTGTCTTGATCCAGGCTGGATTCAAGATTGAAGATGATCCGGGGCTTTTCCTTAAATCCCTGATGGATTCTTTAACATGAGCAAAACATCTCAACTTTCAGATTCTGACCACCTCAAAGCAGACAGAAAGCACTGGATGGCACCTCCGATCTCCGGTCCAGGGACGTGCCCACCTTCGATCTCAGGTCCAGAGCACACGCCGATCTCCAATCCAAGAATGCGCCCACCTCCGATATCCGATCCAGAGACGCGCCCATCTCCGGTTCAAGGACACACCCACCTCCGATCTCCGGCCCCAGGGACGTGCCCATCTCCGGTCCAAGGACGCTCCCACCTTCGATCTCTGGCCCAGGGACGCGCCTGCCTCTGATCTCCTGTCCCAAGGACGCGCCCACCTCCGATCTTCGGTCCAGGGATGCGCTCACCTCCGACCTCCGGTCCAAGGACGCGCCTCCTACCTCCGATCTCTGGCCCAGGGACGTGCCCATTCCGGTCCAATAACACACCCACCTCAGTTCTCCAGTCCAAGGACACGCCCACCTCCGATCCTCGGGTCCAGGGACGTGCCCATTTCCGGTCCAATAACACGCCCACCTCCGACCTCCGGTCCAAGGACGCGCCCACCTCCGTTCTCCGGACCACCTACAGTACAAGCAGAAAAAGTCTTTTCCTGCTTGTGTCTCTCTCTATGGCTGAGATAAGCTCTGGATGAGGTCGGGTTCGGGTCCCAGCAtgcttgtttggttttttaATAGTTCTGTTGAACCACAATTCAAAGCAGTCAACTTTAActtatttcagttaatttttCTCGTCATTCAGTTGgttttttcacaaatatctacatccacAGAAGAAAGTCTGATGATCCTCTTTTTGGAAAacctttatgtttttcttgagCAGGTATCGTTTCCTGAATTGATTCGATTCCTAGCAGCCCTACTATGATTGGATATCGGTTCATTTCCAGCTCACTGtaacagcagctgtttgttttgaatattaaaaaccttctcagataaatattttataaaactccaagttcatttacttatttatcatttaataaTCAGTAATAATTTCTGAAACACCAGAAAAATCCGGTGCTTCCCAGAATCCCAGCCAGGAACGCTGTGACGGAAACACTCA
This DNA window, taken from Melanotaenia boesemani isolate fMelBoe1 chromosome 24, fMelBoe1.pri, whole genome shotgun sequence, encodes the following:
- the LOC121635528 gene encoding collagen alpha-4(IV) chain-like: MLTKTHVYLFSRKPRLPGSPGLPGPPGLPGPPGLPGPPGIPGPPGLPGPPGLLGPPGLPGPPGLPGLPGPPGLPGPRLPGPPGLPGLPGPPGLPGPTGLPGPPGLRGPPG